Proteins found in one Tsukamurella paurometabola DSM 20162 genomic segment:
- a CDS encoding catalase — protein sequence MTDHRNYTTTDSGAPAGSDQHSLTVGAGGPIVLHDHYLIEQMAQFNRERIPERQPHAKGSGAFGTFETTADVSDYTCAALFQPGVTTDMVARFSTVAGERGSADTWRDPRGFALKFYTDEGVYDLVGNNTPVFFIKDPLKFQHFIRSQKRRADNNLRDHDMQWDFWTLSPESSHQVTWLMGDRGIPKSWRHMNGYGSHTYLWVNDAGVKHWVKYHFISDQGIDYLTQDEADRLAGADGDYHVRDLFEAIRDGEHPSWTLKVQIMPFEDAATYRYNPFDLTKVWPHSDYPLVEVGTMTLHTNPTDNHAQIEQAAFEPNNLVPGIGLSPDRMLLGRVFAYADAHRARLGANYKQIPVNAPRNEVRSYSKDGAMRIDPVRDPVYAPNSKGGPSADYPGQAEPQWAADGEIVRTAYVDHAEDDDVSQPRTLIREVMDEAARERLVDNVAGHLLDGVSPPVLQRAFEYWTNIDPEIGGRIERAVAEAGTD from the coding sequence ATGACGGATCACCGCAACTACACCACCACCGACTCCGGGGCACCGGCGGGCAGCGACCAGCATTCGCTCACCGTCGGCGCCGGCGGGCCGATCGTCCTGCACGATCACTATCTGATCGAGCAGATGGCGCAGTTCAACCGCGAGCGCATTCCCGAGCGGCAGCCGCACGCGAAAGGTAGCGGCGCCTTCGGAACGTTCGAAACCACCGCGGATGTCTCGGATTACACGTGCGCCGCGCTGTTTCAACCGGGCGTCACCACTGACATGGTGGCTCGGTTCTCGACCGTTGCCGGTGAACGCGGCAGCGCGGATACCTGGCGAGATCCTCGTGGCTTCGCGCTGAAGTTCTACACCGACGAGGGTGTCTACGATCTGGTGGGCAACAACACGCCGGTGTTCTTCATCAAGGACCCGTTGAAGTTTCAGCACTTCATCCGCTCGCAGAAGCGGCGCGCTGACAACAACCTGCGCGATCACGATATGCAATGGGACTTCTGGACCCTGTCTCCGGAGTCGTCCCACCAGGTCACATGGCTCATGGGCGACCGCGGCATCCCGAAGAGCTGGCGGCACATGAACGGCTACGGTTCGCACACGTACCTGTGGGTGAACGATGCGGGTGTCAAGCACTGGGTGAAGTACCACTTCATTTCGGACCAGGGCATCGACTACCTCACGCAGGACGAGGCGGACCGCCTGGCCGGCGCCGACGGCGACTATCACGTGCGTGATCTGTTCGAGGCGATCCGCGACGGCGAGCACCCGAGCTGGACGCTCAAGGTGCAGATCATGCCCTTCGAGGACGCCGCCACCTACCGCTACAACCCGTTCGATCTGACCAAGGTGTGGCCGCACAGCGACTATCCGTTGGTCGAAGTCGGGACGATGACGTTGCACACCAACCCGACCGACAACCACGCCCAGATCGAGCAGGCGGCGTTCGAGCCGAACAACCTGGTTCCGGGTATCGGGCTCAGTCCCGACCGGATGCTGCTGGGGCGGGTTTTCGCGTACGCCGATGCGCACCGTGCGCGCCTGGGGGCGAACTACAAGCAGATACCGGTGAATGCTCCCCGTAACGAGGTGCGCAGCTACTCCAAGGACGGCGCCATGCGGATCGATCCGGTGCGAGATCCGGTCTACGCCCCCAATTCGAAGGGCGGACCCAGCGCCGACTACCCGGGCCAGGCGGAGCCGCAGTGGGCCGCGGACGGAGAGATCGTGCGCACGGCATACGTGGACCACGCCGAGGACGATGACGTCTCCCAACCCCGCACCCTGATCCGCGAGGTGATGGATGAGGCCGCCCGCGAGCGCCTCGTCGATAACGTGGCCGGTCACCTGCTCGACGGTGTGAGCCCTCCGGTGCTCCAGCGCGCCTTCGAGTACTGGACGAACATCGATCCCGAGATCGGCGGCCGGATCGAGCGCGCGGTCGCGGAGGCGGGCACGGACTGA
- a CDS encoding S-methyl-5'-thioadenosine phosphorylase, producing the protein MSAPIAVIGGTGLYRFLGGETTTRTVDTPYGPTSAPITLGEAGGREVAFLPRHGAHHEYSPHTVPYRANLWALHSLGVRKVLAPCAVGSLDPALGPGTIVVPDQVVDRTTSRASSYFDGGGVHVSFADPYCPELRAAARPHADHDGATMVVIEGPRFSTRAESRWYAAQGWELVNMTGLPEAALARELKLCYASLALVTDLDAGIEAGDGVHAEDVLEQFKVNLPRLTTALTHTLTAIEPDAECSCAAGDHDLSPLR; encoded by the coding sequence GTGAGCGCGCCGATCGCCGTGATCGGCGGCACCGGACTCTACCGGTTCCTGGGCGGCGAGACGACCACGCGCACCGTCGACACCCCGTACGGGCCGACCAGCGCACCGATTACCCTGGGTGAGGCCGGGGGCCGCGAGGTCGCCTTCCTTCCGCGTCACGGTGCGCACCATGAGTACTCGCCACACACGGTGCCCTACCGCGCGAACCTGTGGGCCCTGCACAGTCTCGGCGTGCGGAAGGTCCTGGCACCGTGCGCCGTCGGAAGCCTCGATCCCGCGCTCGGACCGGGCACCATCGTCGTCCCGGACCAAGTGGTGGACCGAACGACCAGCCGCGCCTCCAGCTATTTCGACGGGGGCGGTGTGCACGTGAGTTTCGCCGACCCGTACTGCCCGGAGCTGCGCGCCGCGGCTCGCCCGCATGCGGACCACGACGGCGCGACGATGGTGGTGATCGAGGGGCCCAGGTTCTCCACCCGCGCCGAGAGCCGCTGGTACGCAGCGCAGGGCTGGGAGCTGGTGAACATGACCGGGCTGCCCGAGGCGGCCCTGGCCCGCGAGCTCAAGCTCTGTTACGCCTCGCTCGCCCTGGTCACCGACCTCGACGCCGGCATCGAGGCGGGCGACGGCGTGCACGCCGAAGACGTTCTGGAGCAATTCAAGGTCAATCTCCCGCGATTGACCACCGCGCTCACACACACGCTCACAGCGATCGAACCTGACGCCGAATGCTCATGCGCGGCCGGAGATCACGACCTTTCGCCACTGCGCTAA
- a CDS encoding PLD nuclease N-terminal domain-containing protein, producing MVYLGPIILLLWVAALIDVIVADEYRVRHLPKFGWLIVVILIPLAGSLIWFLLGRPVGAVNSAPTRTTGFPEYERRHRHIAQYPDDDDDFLRQCRERAEEQRRKAKGLDARNLGEEPDPKD from the coding sequence ATGGTGTACTTGGGGCCCATCATTCTGTTGCTGTGGGTGGCCGCACTCATCGACGTGATCGTCGCGGACGAATACCGCGTGCGTCATCTCCCGAAGTTCGGCTGGCTGATCGTCGTGATCCTGATCCCGCTCGCCGGCTCGCTGATCTGGTTCCTGCTGGGGCGCCCTGTCGGGGCGGTGAACAGCGCGCCGACCAGGACTACCGGATTTCCGGAGTACGAGCGCCGTCATCGGCACATCGCCCAGTACCCCGATGACGACGACGACTTCCTGCGGCAGTGCCGGGAACGCGCCGAGGAGCAGCGTCGGAAGGCCAAGGGGCTCGATGCCCGCAATCTGGGCGAGGAACCGGACCCCAAGGACTGA
- a CDS encoding amino acid permease — MSTDQNVSADHALGAEDEGYQKSLTPRQLQMIAIGGAIGTGLFLGAGGRLNSAGPGLFLVYGICGVFVFFILRAMGELVLHRPSSGSFVSYAREFYGEKAAYVAGWMYFLNWAMTSIVDSTAIALYLHFWGPMRVIPQWAFALLALAVVLTMNLISVKLFGELEFWAALVKVVALTAFLVVGTIFLSGRFTIEGQRTGLSVISDNGGWFPHGILPLAVVTSGVVFAYAAVELVGTAAGETENPRKVMPKAINTVIFRIAIFYCGSLLLLALLLPWSSYKDGESPFVTFFSKLGFSEAGSIMNLVVITAALSSLNAGLYSTGRILRSMSVNGSAPKFTSRMSRNGVPYGGILLTCVFTLGGVLLNAFNPGQAFEIVLNISALGILGAWATIVLCQLKLYYEAKAGRIDRPAYRLFGAPYTGYVTLAFLAIVLVLMAFDTPIGTWTVASLLVLIPMLIVGWYAVRGRVAEAAAARDGYTGTFPVIAERPSPRDKRR, encoded by the coding sequence GTGTCTACCGACCAGAATGTGAGCGCCGATCACGCACTCGGCGCCGAGGACGAGGGTTATCAGAAGTCGCTCACCCCTCGACAGCTGCAAATGATCGCCATTGGTGGAGCCATCGGCACCGGCCTGTTCCTCGGGGCCGGCGGACGTCTCAATTCCGCTGGACCGGGACTGTTCCTGGTGTACGGGATCTGCGGAGTCTTCGTCTTCTTCATCCTGCGCGCGATGGGCGAGTTGGTACTGCACCGGCCCTCGTCGGGATCGTTCGTCTCGTACGCGCGGGAGTTCTACGGCGAGAAGGCCGCCTATGTCGCGGGCTGGATGTACTTCCTGAACTGGGCGATGACGTCGATCGTCGACTCCACCGCGATCGCCCTGTACCTCCACTTCTGGGGGCCGATGCGGGTGATCCCTCAGTGGGCCTTCGCCTTGCTGGCGCTGGCCGTGGTGCTCACCATGAACCTCATCTCGGTCAAGCTCTTCGGTGAGCTCGAGTTCTGGGCCGCGCTGGTGAAGGTGGTCGCGCTGACGGCGTTCCTGGTGGTCGGCACGATCTTCCTGAGCGGCCGGTTCACGATCGAGGGCCAGCGCACCGGGTTGTCGGTGATCTCCGATAACGGTGGCTGGTTCCCGCACGGCATCCTGCCGTTGGCGGTGGTCACCTCCGGTGTGGTCTTCGCATATGCGGCGGTCGAACTGGTGGGCACCGCGGCGGGGGAGACCGAGAATCCCCGCAAGGTGATGCCCAAGGCCATCAACACGGTGATCTTCCGCATCGCGATCTTCTACTGCGGTTCGCTGTTGTTGCTCGCGCTGCTGCTGCCGTGGTCGTCGTACAAAGACGGCGAGAGCCCGTTCGTCACCTTCTTCTCCAAGCTCGGCTTCAGCGAGGCCGGATCGATCATGAACCTGGTCGTGATCACCGCCGCACTGTCCTCACTCAACGCGGGTCTGTACTCGACCGGGCGGATCCTGCGATCGATGTCGGTCAACGGCAGCGCGCCGAAGTTCACCTCACGGATGTCGCGCAACGGAGTGCCCTACGGCGGCATTCTGCTGACCTGCGTGTTCACATTGGGGGGCGTCCTGCTCAACGCGTTCAACCCGGGTCAAGCATTCGAGATCGTGCTCAATATCTCCGCGCTCGGCATCCTGGGCGCCTGGGCCACGATCGTGTTGTGCCAGCTCAAGTTGTACTACGAGGCCAAGGCCGGTCGCATCGATCGGCCTGCGTATCGGCTGTTCGGCGCGCCCTACACCGGCTATGTGACCCTCGCCTTCTTGGCGATCGTGCTGGTACTGATGGCATTCGACACCCCGATCGGCACCTGGACGGTAGCCAGCCTGCTGGTGCTGATCCCGATGCTCATCGTCGGCTGGTACGCCGTGCGCGGCAGGGTCGCCGAGGCGGCGGCTGCGCGCGACGGATACACCGGGACCTTCCCGGTGATCGCGGAACGTCCGAGCCCGCGGGATAAGCGGCGCTGA
- a CDS encoding peptidoglycan recognition protein family protein: MRISRRSVMLAGATAAAITAGTGRRAAAAPAQAAGGAEYVSIDLTRTRGQRVAIRVTLPGGRSVEIAVRRTTHGRDDRPLPNTSELIALPPDTLDLEVITDAGIALTPTRYRIATAPNFQTPVATHYGWGFPVVTRTGWGADPALQTWGDPEYTPAQVITVHHTAQPRGDEYLDYRDAVRSIYRFHASPASDGGRGWGDIGYHLIIDPNGVIYAGRDTGADAPVFAPGTSTLRPGAPVVTAGHVYQANSGNIGVCVIGDFTGSQPTPAARASLVQVLAALCRQLGLNPQAAVRYVNPNNAVRATSWAISGHRDWAKIAGPTECPGDELWALLPALRSATEFRASDDGAVPRSPVPGA; the protein is encoded by the coding sequence ATGCGGATTTCCCGACGTTCGGTGATGCTGGCGGGTGCCACGGCGGCGGCGATCACGGCGGGAACGGGGCGCAGAGCCGCAGCGGCACCGGCACAGGCCGCGGGTGGGGCAGAGTACGTCTCGATCGACCTCACCAGAACCCGAGGTCAGCGGGTCGCCATCAGAGTCACTCTTCCCGGGGGACGCAGCGTCGAGATCGCCGTCCGCCGAACGACGCACGGCCGTGACGACCGGCCGCTGCCGAACACCTCGGAGCTGATCGCCCTCCCTCCGGACACGCTCGATCTGGAGGTGATCACCGACGCCGGCATCGCGCTGACACCGACGCGCTACCGGATCGCGACCGCGCCGAACTTCCAGACGCCCGTCGCCACGCATTACGGCTGGGGCTTTCCCGTGGTGACGCGGACCGGCTGGGGCGCGGACCCGGCGCTCCAGACCTGGGGCGATCCGGAGTACACCCCTGCCCAGGTGATCACCGTGCACCATACGGCGCAGCCGCGGGGCGACGAATACCTCGACTACCGCGATGCGGTCCGCTCGATCTACCGCTTCCACGCCTCTCCGGCTTCCGATGGCGGCCGGGGATGGGGCGACATCGGCTACCACCTGATCATCGATCCCAATGGCGTGATCTACGCGGGCCGCGACACCGGTGCCGACGCCCCGGTCTTCGCGCCCGGAACGTCGACGCTGCGTCCGGGTGCGCCGGTCGTAACCGCCGGGCACGTCTACCAGGCCAACAGTGGCAACATCGGTGTCTGCGTCATCGGGGACTTCACCGGCTCTCAGCCCACGCCCGCAGCGCGGGCGTCGCTGGTCCAGGTGCTCGCGGCCCTGTGTCGCCAGCTGGGACTGAATCCGCAAGCCGCGGTCCGGTACGTGAATCCGAACAACGCCGTGCGCGCGACCTCATGGGCGATTAGCGGTCACCGAGACTGGGCGAAGATCGCCGGACCCACCGAATGCCCCGGTGACGAGCTGTGGGCTCTGCTTCCCGCACTGCGTAGTGCGACCGAGTTCCGGGCTTCCGACGACGGTGCGGTCCCCCGCTCTCCGGTGCCCGGAGCCTGA
- a CDS encoding MFS transporter gives MVSIGIVDTKAAAETPRRWTTVMLLVAVTAPQLGLSLLNPSIPQMAVDLHTTVSAVQLTLSGYMAGYAVSMFAAGILADRFDARTVQALGLLLFAVGGVAAAAAPSVAVLGAARFVQAIGGTSATVLCRLVIQRRYPADTRMQLLTSLSIVIAATPAISPFLGSALVQVLAWRALFLGLAVVGVMLAVAFLLLVPAAPPEVPVSPTPRMVGRGIAEAVRERGFRRHALVISLAWMGYFLFIEQSSFVLQELHGATELQYGLLLVVPAIGYIAGSVLVRRAPAVVRAVRFGAVASLLGAAALVILAAVGVHNPAAVVVPLAVGFVGVGAAIPFSQAGLLELDLAAQGVGAGLFFFLQMASGAVYSVIVEGLRLRGSLSVSLAIALPLFCLAVTVAITTRARNRQGENANA, from the coding sequence GTGGTGTCGATCGGGATCGTCGATACGAAGGCGGCGGCAGAGACGCCGCGGCGATGGACCACTGTCATGCTGCTCGTAGCCGTGACGGCGCCGCAGCTCGGATTGAGTCTGCTCAACCCGTCGATCCCGCAGATGGCGGTGGATCTGCACACCACGGTCTCGGCGGTGCAGCTCACCCTGTCGGGATACATGGCCGGATACGCGGTATCGATGTTCGCCGCGGGAATCCTGGCCGACCGTTTCGACGCACGCACCGTGCAGGCACTGGGGCTGCTGTTGTTCGCCGTGGGTGGCGTGGCCGCGGCCGCGGCACCGAGTGTGGCGGTGCTGGGCGCGGCCCGGTTCGTGCAGGCGATCGGCGGCACGTCAGCGACGGTGCTGTGCCGCTTGGTGATCCAGCGACGCTACCCGGCCGATACCAGAATGCAGCTCCTGACCTCGCTGTCGATCGTGATCGCGGCGACACCGGCGATCTCGCCCTTCCTGGGCTCCGCTCTCGTGCAGGTGCTGGCCTGGCGCGCGTTGTTCCTGGGTCTCGCGGTCGTCGGTGTGATGCTCGCTGTGGCCTTCCTCCTCCTGGTCCCCGCGGCGCCGCCCGAGGTTCCGGTGTCTCCGACCCCGCGAATGGTGGGTCGGGGGATCGCCGAGGCGGTGCGCGAGCGCGGTTTCCGCCGCCACGCGCTCGTGATCTCGCTCGCCTGGATGGGCTACTTCCTGTTCATCGAGCAGTCCTCGTTCGTGCTCCAAGAGCTCCACGGCGCAACGGAATTGCAGTACGGTCTGCTCCTCGTCGTGCCCGCGATCGGGTACATCGCCGGCAGCGTTCTGGTTCGCCGTGCTCCGGCTGTAGTGCGGGCCGTGCGGTTCGGTGCGGTGGCGTCGCTTCTCGGTGCGGCGGCGTTGGTCATCCTTGCGGCCGTCGGTGTACACAACCCGGCCGCGGTCGTGGTGCCGCTGGCGGTGGGGTTCGTCGGTGTGGGCGCAGCGATTCCGTTCTCGCAGGCCGGTTTGCTGGAGCTGGATCTCGCGGCGCAGGGCGTGGGCGCGGGACTGTTCTTCTTCCTGCAAATGGCGTCGGGTGCGGTGTACTCGGTGATCGTCGAGGGGTTGCGCCTGCGTGGTTCGCTGAGCGTCTCGCTCGCGATCGCGCTGCCCCTGTTCTGCCTGGCCGTGACGGTGGCGATCACGACCCGGGCGCGGAATCGTCAGGGGGAGAATGCAAATGCATGA
- a CDS encoding amidohydrolase family protein gives MHEYTVFDAHFHIIDHTFPVVENNRFLPDHFDVDAYRGHAERLRVVGGAIVSGSFQEFDQSYLRDALQRLGPGFVGVTQLPASVTDEEIIDLDRVGVRAVRFNVKRGGSESIGNLETFARRVHDVAGWHTELYVDAAHLGELTDVIGALPAVSVDHLGLSEAGLPVLLDLVERGVRVKATGFGRVELDVRAAVRRIMDIDPTALMFGSDLPSTRARRPFEDADIDLLIDEVGEDDAEAVLRTNAERFYRIAGPR, from the coding sequence ATGCATGAGTACACCGTCTTCGACGCGCACTTCCACATCATCGATCACACCTTTCCCGTGGTGGAGAACAACCGCTTCCTGCCCGATCATTTCGACGTCGACGCCTACCGCGGGCACGCCGAGCGGCTGAGGGTGGTCGGTGGTGCGATCGTCTCGGGATCCTTCCAGGAGTTCGACCAGAGCTACCTGCGCGACGCTCTGCAGCGACTCGGCCCGGGATTCGTCGGAGTGACACAGCTCCCCGCGTCCGTGACCGACGAGGAGATCATCGACCTCGACCGCGTCGGGGTCCGGGCCGTGCGGTTCAACGTCAAACGCGGCGGATCGGAGAGCATCGGCAACCTCGAGACCTTCGCGCGCCGGGTGCACGATGTGGCCGGTTGGCATACGGAGTTGTACGTCGATGCCGCTCACCTCGGCGAACTCACCGACGTGATCGGTGCACTCCCGGCCGTGAGTGTCGACCACTTGGGCCTGTCGGAGGCCGGCCTCCCAGTACTGCTCGACCTGGTCGAGCGCGGAGTCCGGGTGAAGGCCACCGGTTTCGGCCGGGTGGAGCTCGACGTGCGCGCGGCCGTTCGGCGCATCATGGACATCGACCCGACGGCGCTGATGTTCGGCTCGGATCTGCCGTCGACCCGCGCCCGGCGTCCGTTCGAGGACGCCGACATCGATCTGTTGATCGACGAGGTGGGGGAGGACGACGCCGAAGCGGTGCTGCGGACCAATGCGGAGCGGTTCTACCGGATCGCCGGACCGCGGTGA
- a CDS encoding amino acid permease: protein MTDAPLRRGLTARHIRFIALGSAIGTGLFYGSAKAIQAAGPSVLLAYVIGGLVIYLVLRALGEMAVRNPQGSFGDYASSSLGPRAGFMTGWMYVFEMVFVCIADVTAFGTYMGLWFPHVPKWIWVLAVILFIGALNMMRVKVFGEVEFWLTMVKITAIVAMIFGGIAVLIFGFGMHDTSRGVSNLWGDGGFFATGFLGFLSCFVLVVFAFGGSEIIGLTAAEAEDPERTIPKAINTVPVRIGLFYVLALAVIMAVIPWNQISSESSPFVQIFQALGVEPAAHVLNVVVITAAISAINSDIYGAGRMMFGMAQRGQAPTIMQKVSRNGVPWMTVVIMAAALLVGVVLNAAIPENVFVVIASIATFATVFVWLMILFSQYRQRTAMSADEQSALTFPVPLWPYGQLIAIAFLLFVTVLMAFQPDTRVALIVGFVWLAFLAAAYAVWVAPKAAVRSGSER, encoded by the coding sequence GTGACTGACGCACCCCTCCGTCGCGGACTCACCGCCCGGCACATCCGGTTCATCGCGCTGGGCTCGGCCATCGGCACCGGCCTGTTCTACGGGTCGGCGAAGGCCATCCAGGCGGCCGGGCCATCGGTACTGCTGGCCTATGTGATCGGCGGCCTGGTGATCTACCTGGTGCTGCGGGCGCTGGGCGAGATGGCGGTGCGCAATCCGCAGGGCTCGTTCGGCGACTACGCCTCGTCGAGCCTGGGGCCGCGGGCCGGGTTCATGACGGGGTGGATGTACGTCTTCGAGATGGTCTTCGTGTGCATCGCCGACGTCACCGCGTTCGGCACGTACATGGGGCTGTGGTTCCCGCACGTGCCGAAGTGGATCTGGGTACTCGCCGTGATCCTGTTCATCGGCGCACTGAACATGATGCGCGTCAAGGTGTTCGGCGAGGTCGAGTTCTGGCTGACGATGGTGAAGATCACCGCGATCGTCGCCATGATCTTCGGCGGCATCGCGGTGCTGATCTTCGGCTTCGGCATGCACGACACCAGCCGGGGCGTGAGCAATCTGTGGGGCGACGGCGGCTTCTTCGCCACCGGCTTCCTCGGCTTCCTGTCCTGCTTCGTGCTGGTGGTGTTCGCCTTCGGCGGCTCGGAGATCATCGGGCTCACCGCCGCGGAGGCAGAAGATCCCGAGCGCACGATCCCCAAGGCGATCAACACGGTGCCGGTGCGTATCGGCCTGTTCTACGTGCTGGCGCTGGCCGTCATCATGGCGGTGATCCCGTGGAACCAGATCAGCAGCGAGTCGAGCCCGTTCGTCCAGATCTTCCAGGCACTCGGCGTGGAGCCCGCCGCTCACGTGCTCAACGTCGTGGTGATCACCGCGGCGATCTCGGCCATCAACAGCGATATCTACGGCGCCGGCCGGATGATGTTCGGCATGGCTCAGCGCGGGCAGGCGCCCACAATCATGCAGAAGGTCTCCCGTAACGGCGTTCCCTGGATGACGGTGGTGATCATGGCCGCCGCGCTGCTGGTGGGCGTGGTGCTCAACGCCGCCATCCCGGAGAACGTGTTCGTGGTGATCGCGTCGATCGCCACCTTCGCGACGGTCTTCGTGTGGCTGATGATCCTGTTCTCGCAATACCGCCAGCGCACGGCGATGTCCGCCGATGAGCAGTCGGCGCTGACGTTCCCCGTGCCGCTGTGGCCCTACGGCCAGCTGATCGCCATCGCGTTCCTACTGTTCGTCACGGTGCTGATGGCGTTCCAGCCGGACACCCGGGTGGCGCTGATCGTCGGGTTCGTGTGGCTCGCCTTCCTCGCCGCCGCATACGCCGTGTGGGTGGCGCCGAAGGCCGCAGTGCGGTCCGGTTCGGAGCGTTAG
- the dcd gene encoding dCTP deaminase has translation MLLSDRDIRAQLDSGRLGIEPFDTQLVQPSSVDVRLDGLFRVFNNTRYTHIDPAQRQDELTSLVEPDPGEPFVLHPGEFVLGSTLEVCSLPDDLAGRLEGKSSLGRLGLLTHSTAGFIDPGFSGHITLELSNVANLPITLWPGMKIGQLCLFRLSSPADNPYGSASTGSKYQGQRGPTPSKAYLNFQQD, from the coding sequence GTGCTGCTCTCCGACCGCGACATCCGTGCCCAGCTGGACTCCGGCCGCCTCGGCATCGAGCCCTTCGATACGCAGCTGGTGCAGCCGTCCAGCGTGGACGTGCGCCTCGATGGGCTGTTCCGGGTGTTCAACAACACCCGCTACACCCACATCGACCCGGCACAGCGGCAGGACGAGCTGACCAGCCTCGTCGAACCCGACCCGGGTGAGCCCTTCGTGCTGCACCCCGGTGAATTCGTGCTCGGCTCCACCCTGGAGGTGTGCAGCCTGCCCGACGATCTGGCCGGCCGCCTGGAGGGCAAGTCCTCACTCGGCCGCCTCGGCCTGCTCACGCACTCGACCGCGGGCTTCATCGATCCCGGATTCTCGGGGCACATCACGCTGGAGCTGTCGAACGTCGCCAATCTGCCGATCACGCTGTGGCCTGGCATGAAGATCGGCCAGTTGTGCCTGTTCCGGCTGTCCAGCCCCGCCGACAACCCCTACGGCAGCGCGTCCACCGGCTCGAAGTACCAGGGGCAGCGCGGCCCGACCCCGTCGAAGGCGTACCTGAACTTCCAGCAGGACTGA
- a CDS encoding YibE/F family protein, whose amino-acid sequence MTDTDEHADHDHAAGVHSHSLSTISLGKWASRVVVGLLAVIGVAVVIGVIALWPSQLRVSVPNAPESPTLYKGTVSEQVLGECDFSPRGNGQVSDTEPHPVSNPDGGCLNSSVKITSGPDTNRWTQFSIGTMRVNFSSLPGQGPSSGSNGIDTSRPATPGTGQPDLTPGTKIMIAENGGGVAGAPSNYSFYDYSRGVSLWVWGLIFAAVIVAVAHWRGFRALVGLALSGVVIVLFALPSILDGHSAVWVALVASAVILYVVLYLAHGVSLRTSAALLGTLCALAVCAALAWAATVTTRVTGLSSDDATNLQAHASQLSISGVLLAGFVIGALGVLNDVTITQSSTTFELAKLSPKASRRRTFLSSMRVGRDHIASTVYTLVFAYVGSALPLLLLFSIAGRPLGQVLTSDSVSVELVRSFVGGIGLALSVPLTTAIATLLAKPTRASVSPEAAQRYTHSHPDADPSEIKVRQRRAAAPAVAEPALSAPAQAPAQQAPAPPATESPVTGQMPVQRPVRPAPPRPSEPIPAPPRPQPKPPVVPPAPPTQAPSEPEPRRRGRHAAPD is encoded by the coding sequence GTGACAGACACCGACGAGCACGCCGACCACGACCACGCCGCAGGGGTGCACAGCCACTCGCTGAGCACCATCTCGCTCGGCAAATGGGCATCACGCGTGGTCGTCGGCCTGCTCGCGGTGATCGGGGTGGCCGTGGTGATCGGCGTGATCGCACTGTGGCCTTCGCAGCTCCGGGTGAGCGTGCCGAACGCACCCGAATCGCCCACCCTGTACAAGGGCACCGTGTCCGAACAGGTGCTGGGCGAGTGCGATTTCAGCCCGCGCGGCAACGGTCAGGTCTCCGACACCGAGCCGCACCCGGTCTCCAATCCCGACGGTGGCTGCTTGAACAGTTCCGTGAAGATCACCAGCGGCCCCGACACGAACAGGTGGACCCAGTTCTCCATCGGGACGATGCGGGTCAATTTCAGCTCGCTTCCGGGACAGGGGCCCTCGAGCGGATCCAACGGCATCGACACTTCGCGCCCGGCCACGCCCGGCACGGGCCAGCCCGATCTGACCCCCGGCACCAAGATCATGATCGCCGAGAACGGCGGCGGGGTGGCCGGCGCCCCCAGCAATTATTCGTTCTACGACTACTCACGCGGCGTCTCGCTGTGGGTGTGGGGACTGATCTTCGCGGCCGTGATCGTCGCAGTGGCGCATTGGCGGGGTTTCCGGGCACTGGTCGGGTTGGCGCTCTCGGGTGTGGTGATCGTGCTGTTCGCGCTGCCCTCGATCCTGGATGGACATTCCGCCGTGTGGGTGGCTCTGGTCGCCTCGGCGGTGATCCTCTACGTGGTGCTGTACCTGGCGCACGGTGTCTCCCTGCGCACGTCCGCGGCGCTACTGGGGACCTTGTGCGCCTTGGCGGTGTGCGCCGCGCTGGCCTGGGCGGCCACGGTGACCACCCGGGTCACCGGCCTGAGCAGTGACGATGCCACGAATCTCCAGGCGCACGCCTCGCAACTGTCGATCTCGGGCGTGCTGCTCGCGGGCTTCGTGATCGGTGCGCTCGGTGTGCTCAACGATGTGACCATCACCCAGTCCTCGACCACGTTCGAGCTGGCCAAGCTCTCGCCGAAGGCCTCGCGCCGCCGCACGTTCCTCTCGTCCATGCGCGTGGGCCGCGACCACATCGCGTCGACCGTGTACACGCTGGTGTTCGCCTATGTGGGGTCGGCGCTGCCGCTGCTGCTGTTGTTCTCGATCGCCGGGCGGCCGCTGGGCCAGGTTCTCACCTCGGACTCCGTATCGGTGGAGCTGGTGCGGTCGTTCGTCGGCGGCATCGGCCTCGCGCTGTCTGTTCCGCTGACCACCGCGATCGCGACCCTGCTCGCCAAGCCCACCCGAGCATCCGTGAGCCCCGAGGCGGCGCAGCGGTACACGCACAGCCACCCCGATGCCGATCCTTCGGAGATCAAGGTCCGTCAGCGGCGTGCCGCGGCCCCGGCGGTGGCCGAGCCCGCGCTGTCCGCACCGGCACAGGCACCGGCACAGCAGGCACCGGCACCACCGGCGACGGAGAGCCCGGTCACCGGCCAGATGCCGGTGCAACGTCCCGTTCGGCCCGCACCGCCCCGTCCATCGGAACCGATTCCCGCGCCGCCGCGCCCACAGCCGAAACCCCCGGTCGTACCACCGGCCCCGCCCACGCAGGCGCCGTCCGAGCCCGAGCCGCGTCGGCGCGGCCGCCATGCGGCCCCGGACTGA